In Thermofilaceae archaeon, the genomic stretch CCTTCGGGCTTGGAGGATCTGCAGCTCCTCGCCATCTCCTCGCAGCCCGTGGACCTCGAGATTCGATTCGCCAAGCCGCCGAGGCCTGTGGTGAGGCTCGACACATTCGCCCCGCCTCTAGGCCCAGCGGCCCCCGCTGAAGCGTTGAGGCTGCTCGGGGAGCCTAAGCCCCTAAAGCCTCTCGAGGAGGCGTACTACGACACCGACTTGAAGGCTGAGGAGGCGATCGTCTACCTTTACGAGAGAGGCGTCCCCGTGTCAGCCATCCAGCGGGCCCTCTCGGTCGGCGCTCTCGGCGTCGGTAGGTCCCGCAAGCTCGTTCCAACGCGATGGTCGATCACCGCTGTGGACGAAACTCTCTCGCGGCGGCTCATCGAGAGGGTGAGGAGGTTGAGGAGCGTGAACCACTACCTCTTCTTCGAGCGGAAGCACGCCCACAACACCTTCATCGCCATCGTGGCGCCGGGCGCGTGGAGCTACGAGTGGATCGAAGCTTGGTTCCCCCACACGACGTGGAACCCGGGTCTAACAGTAGAGGTCGAGGGCGATTGGGAGGGGTTTAAGGGTAGGACTACGTACGCCTCGCTCGGGGGCTGCTATTACGCGGCTCGGCTGGCGACGGCCGAGTACATGCTGAGGGAGGGGTTCCAGGGCGTTGCGATCCTAATACGCGAGATCTACGAGGGCTTCTTCCTCCCAATCGGCGTCTGGTTCGTCAGGGAGAACGTGAGAGCCCTCTTCAGGTCCAAGCCGGAGCGCTACGACACGCTTGATGATGTTCTGGCCAGGCTCTCGAGAGCAACGAGGCTGCCTCTGAGCGTGTGGCTTAACAAGTCCGCCCTCCTCAGGAGCTTGATCAGGCAGGAGCGCCTGGAGGCTTGGCTGTGAGCGTCGAGTACAGGAGGGTGAGAGTTTCGAGCGCGCTCTCGAAGTCGAGCCTCTACGACTTGGACTACGCCTACAACCCCTACGCCGGCTGCGAGCACGGCTGCCTATACTGCTACGCCCGCTGCTTCACCCGGTACAGGGACGCTGCCGAGCAGTGGGGCCGTGTCGTCTACGTGAAGGAGAACGCCGTAGAGGCGCTGGCTAAGGACGTTAGGAGGGCGGATCCGGGCATCGTCGGCGTCTCTACGATCACGGACCCCTACCAGCCCGTGGAGGCGAGGGAGCTGCTGTCTAGGAGGGGGATCGAGGTCCTGCTGAGCGCGGGCTTCAGGGTGAGCATTCAGACGAAGTCCCCCCTCGTGCTGAGGGACATCGACATCCTCTCAAGGCATAGGCAGCTGGTGGACGTGGGTTTGACGATCACCACGATGAGAGCGGAGGTCGCGAAGCTCATCGAGCCCAGAGCCCCTCCCCCCGTTGAGCGCGCTCGAGCACTGTCGGTGCTC encodes the following:
- a CDS encoding radical SAM protein, translating into MSVEYRRVRVSSALSKSSLYDLDYAYNPYAGCEHGCLYCYARCFTRYRDAAEQWGRVVYVKENAVEALAKDVRRADPGIVGVSTITDPYQPVEARELLSRRGIEVLLSAGFRVSIQTKSPLVLRDIDILSRHRQLVDVGLTITTMRAEVAKLIEPRAPPPVERARALSVLGESGVETWVFLGPIIRGVNDGEEAIREVARVAQETGSRLYYDYFRMKPGLEKSMQPILRRHPQALDTSPAWRESVSRLVERICGELGVECIPSKPQHEQRRITLLHSLNDRTLR
- a CDS encoding Nre family DNA repair protein; amino-acid sequence: MSSRASLCLLCRGAKGLCGKPACPVFDLWRAVESVKTPRGDSLEGSSPPSVFVGRVGYPRVRLAPAAPPACGDTSVYDTPERWLGLELKDVLEMRLSLVRGVVSVDVRRPSGLEDLQLLAISSQPVDLEIRFAKPPRPVVRLDTFAPPLGPAAPAEALRLLGEPKPLKPLEEAYYDTDLKAEEAIVYLYERGVPVSAIQRALSVGALGVGRSRKLVPTRWSITAVDETLSRRLIERVRRLRSVNHYLFFERKHAHNTFIAIVAPGAWSYEWIEAWFPHTTWNPGLTVEVEGDWEGFKGRTTYASLGGCYYAARLATAEYMLREGFQGVAILIREIYEGFFLPIGVWFVRENVRALFRSKPERYDTLDDVLARLSRATRLPLSVWLNKSALLRSLIRQERLEAWL